In Caenorhabditis elegans mitochondrion, complete genome, the following proteins share a genomic window:
- the COX2 gene encoding cytochrome c oxidase subunit II, whose product MNNFFQGYNLLFQHSLFASYMDWFHSFNCSLLLGVLVFVTLLFGYLIFGTFYFKSKKIEYQFGELLCSIFPTIILLMQMVPSLSLLYYYGLMNLDSNLTVKVTGHQWYWSYEYSDIPGLEFDSYMKSLDQLSLGEPRLLEVDNRCVIPCDTNIRFCITSADVIHAWALNSLSVKLDAMSGILSTFSYSFPMVGVFYGQCSEICGANHSFMPIALEVTLLDNFKSWCFGTME is encoded by the coding sequence ATTAATAATTTTTTTCAAGGATATAATTTACTATTTCAGCATAGTTTATTTGCTAGTTATATAGATTGATTTCATAGGTTTAATTGTAGTTTATTGTTGGGAGTTTTAGTGTTTGTTACTTTATTGTTTGGATATTTAATTTTTGGTACTTTTTATTTTAAAAGAAAAAAAATTGAGTATCAGTTTGGTGAATTATTGTGTAGTATTTTTCCAACTATTATTTTATTAATACAAATAGTTCCTTCACTTAGGCTTTTATATTATTACGGATTAATAAATTTAGATAGAAATTTAACAGTTAAGGTTACAGGACATCAGTGATATTGAAGATATGAATATAGAGATATTCCTGGGTTAGAATTTGACTCTTATATAAAATCACTAGATCAATTAAGTTTAGGTGAACCACGTTTATTAGAAGTTGATAATCGTTGTGTTATTCCTTGTGATACTAACATTCGTTTTTGTATTACATCTGCTGATGTTATTCATGCTTGGGCATTAAATTCTTTATCTGTAAAATTAGATGCTATAAGAGGAATTTTAAGAACATTTAGTTACAGGTTTCCTATAGTGGGAGTTTTTTATGGTCAATGTTCAGAGATTTGTGGAGCAAATCATAGTTTTATACCAATTGCTTTAGAGGTAACATTATTGGATAATTTTAAAAGATGATGTTTTGGTACTATAGAATAA